The genomic stretch AAACGTCGTGATACCGACGTTCGACATCGAGACCCTTCAGCCAACTATTTTCTCTAGCTACCAGGTCATTCATCGCTTCACCATCTTCTTGAAATTTAAGAATATCTCTCGGAGGATATGTAGATAGATGAACTCTTAAAAAGGATTATCAACCATATTTTTGTCAAATTGTCGCCAGGTGAAGAAGGATCCGGGCGTGGATGCCTTGCTCTCGGACATATGCATTTCGACCTCGGCCGCACCAACTTATCTCCCAGCTCATACGTTTGAAACCAAGGACCCCAGTGGCAAAGTGAGAGAATTCAACCTCATCGATGGTGGGGTAGCCGCAAATAATCCGGTACATAATTATATTCTCCTCGATATATGCTAAATCTTGAACACGAATTTCCTTCAAGGACATCGCTCTTAAACGAATTTATTTCGATAAACTAAGCCAATAATTACTCTACACATAACTTAACTGGATCAGTCTATCATCTCCAGCAATAGTACTTGTTGAGACTTCTTTTCACGTAACGCGGGATAATAACTCATTATATATATGATATTTGGATTGTGTAGACATTGGTTGCGATGGGAGAGGTGACCAAGGCAATCATGGGAGGAAGTTCAGACTTCTTCCCTATAAAGCCAACGGATTACCGGAGGTTCTTGGTGATCTCACTCGGGACCGGTACTAGGAAGGCCGAGGGTAAATACACGGCCCATGAAGCAGCCAAGTGGGGAGTGTTGGGTTGGTTGACCAGCGGCGGTTCGCCATTGATCGACGTCTTCACTCAAGCCAGCGCGGACATGGTCGACTACCACCTCTCCGCCGTGTTCCAAGCCTTACACCTCCATGATAATTACCTTAGGATCCAGGTATATCTAATCTCTACAAATATTCCCATAAAAGATTCCCAGACGAGAAATATTTCCCCAAAATATTGTCACGCAGAGGCCTGTTTTATGCTGATCATTGCCTCTTTATGGCTTGATTTTCTAGGACGATACATTAACTGGTGTTTTATCGTCGATGGATGTGGCCACGAAGAAGAACCTGAACGACCTGGTCAAAACTGGTGAGGCATTGTTGAAGAAGCCGGTCTCTAGAATTAATTTCGACACCGGAATGTGCGAGCCCACGTCCAACCAAGAGACCAATGAAGAGGCTTTGATAAGGTATATGCATAAGAAATCAGAAATCATTACCAGAATTCACGATttattactctctttttttccatttctaggTTGGTCTGACTAATAGAGCTTCCGTCGATATGTATTGCAGGTTTGCTAAATTGCTCTCCCAAGAGAGACGGCTTCGCGATGCAAGGTCGCCTCATGGACATGCCAATCCACCGAAGTGATTATAATCTCGGGCTGGCGACTCTCTTGCGTAATAATTTCAAGATTGGGACAAAGTTTTCTTTCTTGGTTTTTCCTTATGATTCTTTTGTTCTTGAATAAACCCTTTGGGGGGATGGGACTAAAATAGATTTTGTGCAATTCTTTCTATTGTTGCACCAATCATTAGACACAAATGATTGTAAGCTAATTCTCTATGGAGTAAAATTCTCATTACCGTCACGAATTCTTATTATAACTATTTCGCTGGGGTCAGAGTCATAGACAGATGCGTTAGTTCACATCTTCCATCTTGTCTTATGGAAAATGGCACATCAACTATAACTTAATTGACAATGGCAGATGTTGAGAGATGATGTGGAAACGctaacggatcttgcaaataaatcactACGAAATCGCCAGAAAAAttacgatgaacaataaaggacactagatatttacgtggttcggtccgaatatcgataCCTACATTCACAGAGAGAACCAACAATATAATCCAATATAATCGCAAAAGCaaaattacaatcgctcatgtACTCTAGtatttcccgcacctagattaaaTCTAAAGTAAACCCACAAGTAATATCTCGCAATCTCTCACAGAAAATTCACTCAGAAAACTTACAGAGAAAATTACTGGGTTCAAACCCAAACAAGAGCTACGTACAGATAAGACCAAAGGACGTCTTTGTACGTCCGTTTTCTTTTCGCTCAACGCCTGCTCTTTCACTGTGGCTTGAAACCAAGAACCCTTGAAGTCCTTCACTTGTGTGGCTGCATCTAGAGAGCAAAACATAAAAGCACCCACAtcacttgtattttttttttctctcttgcttGTGCGGCGTTTTCTGCTAGAGGAGTCCTAGCCCTTTGGGTCTCTATTAGTGCCTTTTAAAGGAGTCAACGAAAACAAAACCAACTTTGACTGGGACCGACAATATTCTTCTTGGGATTGGAGTTGGACACCCACTTTATGCCATTGAAGAATATATCTTGATAAACCTTTTCCTCTTTcaacagaaaacaaaatccCACGCACATGTCGACATGACTTCAAAAAAAGGAATTCTAATCCAattagaattcttgaatttctttcCTATCAGTTAACAAAATCGACATATTTCGTAAATGGCTTAAACTTGAGACATTAATTTAACAGCAGACTTTGATATATTGGTCCTTTTTTGTAATCTTGGGCGGGCAATTCTCTTGCGTGATTATATTATTTACGATTTTACTTGGCATCCGGCCAATATGCAACTTCGATATATTGGTCCTTTCAAATATCCCAACCcttaaataaaatattgatATCGCGCGAGCCCGGTCCTCCTCACTAAACTCAGCGTCATGTAGGgacataagtttttttttttttggtcgaaaataatgaaatttcatTAACTGAACGAAAATTTGTTAACATCAGAAATTAAAATGTCTAACATAGGTTAGTTCCCCTTCCATAACGCAGCTGACCATCAAAGTACAATGTCTATACTTGCACTTCAACTCCACCGAACTCTCCATGTTCGCATCTCTCCTCGACAAAACGTAGGCAATTTAGCAAAGCTAGGGCTTCGACCGCTGCAGCAGATTCGGCCACGACGGAGCTAGCAAAACCGCTAATTAGAACGCCTTTGTGGTCGCGAACCACACCAGCTACAGCTGCGTTCAGTGAGTTTTCTGATTTAGAGCAGTCGATGTTAATCTTCAGGGACCCCTTCGCCGGTGGCAGCCAGGACGAAGGTGAGCTATTTTCTTGTTTCAATCCTTTCTTCAACCTGGGATTCCATCTCAAGAAGCTTGCTTGCTCTGTTATTGCTAGCTCAATCGTTCTGCCTGGATCTAACCGACGAGCTTGAAATATAAAGGCATTTTGTGCCTTCCAGATTGACCACAAGATGCCGGTAATTTCCTCGTGTGACAACTGATGTGTGTTCAATTCAAAGCATGTCATGATCCTTTTGTCCAAATGAGTGATGGGTATGTCTAAAAATTGTAGCTTTAATATCTCATCTGCCTAAATCTCTTCTGTCCAAGGGCAAGCAAGGGTATGTGCTCAATCATCTCCCACGCTTGGTTACATAACGAGCACAAAGGATCCGATAAGATCTTTCTCTTGTATAAATTCTCTCGGGTGGGTAGGGCATTTTGGCATGCACTCCATAGGAAGGTTAAGATTTTTGGGAAGGTATTTATCGTCCATAGCTTTGTCCAGAAAGGTCTTTGGACTTGGAAGGAGGTAGATGCTGAGGCTGTTTGCTGTTGTAGGCTAGTTGGGTAGAGTTTGTTGTACGAGCTTTTAACTGTGTACTTCCCTGTTTTATTCCCCATCCAGACCAGATGGTCTTCCTTAGAGTTTCTGCTCAGAGGAATCGCTGTGATTTCGTTGGCCAAGCTTTCATCAAAGATCATCTGCACTTTATGCTTTTTCATGTCCTTTTCTATTGATTAATTAAATCCTCTACCTTTTGGGTCTCATTCAGATTTGCCGGTCCGCCAATAATTCCCCTTTCCAGCCACCTATCCTCTCGAATCTTgatctttttttccatttcccaTAGCCCATCTAATGTCTCCACATATTGAATCTCTACTTACTAGCATACTTTGCCATATCCAAGACGGGAGCGATCTCTTTTTGCATTCCAAAAGTCTCCCGCAGGAAAGTACAATC from Rhodamnia argentea isolate NSW1041297 chromosome 2, ASM2092103v1, whole genome shotgun sequence encodes the following:
- the LOC115731619 gene encoding patatin-like protein 2, which translates into the protein MERATSLTLQPPTYGNLITILSIDGGGIRGLIPGTILNFLESELRKLDGEDARIVDYFDVISGTSTGGLVTAMLTAPNENNRPVFAAKDIKDYYLNHCPKIFPQDSCPFKPVTKMIKAVAGPKYDGKYLHKIVREELGDKRLHQTLTNVVIPTFDIETLQPTIFSSYQVKKDPGVDALLSDICISTSAAPTYLPAHTFETKDPSGKVREFNLIDGGVAANNPTLVAMGEVTKAIMGGSSDFFPIKPTDYRRFLVISLGTGTRKAEGKYTAHEAAKWGVLGWLTSGGSPLIDVFTQASADMVDYHLSAVFQALHLHDNYLRIQDDTLTGVLSSMDVATKKNLNDLVKTGEALLKKPVSRINFDTGMCEPTSNQETNEEALIRFAKLLSQERRLRDARSPHGHANPPK